From one Pseudomonas sp. B21-048 genomic stretch:
- the rmuC gene encoding DNA recombination protein RmuC has product MLEERLAIALLTQDGLNAQLDTCRDEVADLSQANAAKQADLAAVRREVELLQIERDDARDAAHAWNIERAGKEAELRRLDAQAASLNAELREQQEGHQQRLNDLQGSRDELRAQFAELAGKIFDEREQRFAETSQQRLGQLLDPLKERIQSFEKRVEESYQAEARERFSLAKELERLQQLNLRLSDEATNLTRALKGQKTQGNWGELILERVLEHAGLEKGREYQTQVNLKGPDGERFQPDVIIYLPGDKQVVVDSKVSLTAYQQYVAAEDDAIGQIAIKQHVLSLRTHVKGLAGKDYKRLDGLHSLDFVLLFVPIEAAFSAALQAEPTLFQEAFDRNIVIVSPTTLLATLRVIDSLWKQERQSQNAREIAERAGWLYDKFVLFIQDLDEVGNRLQQLDKAYSAARNKLTEGRGNLVSRSEQLKLLGARASKNLPAELLERAMTDVDGLAELPE; this is encoded by the coding sequence CTGCTGGAAGAGCGCCTCGCCATTGCCCTGCTGACGCAAGACGGTTTGAATGCTCAGCTTGACACTTGCCGTGATGAAGTCGCTGACCTGAGTCAGGCCAACGCCGCCAAACAGGCCGATCTGGCCGCCGTGCGTCGTGAAGTCGAGCTGCTCCAGATCGAACGCGACGATGCCCGCGACGCGGCCCACGCCTGGAATATTGAACGCGCCGGCAAAGAGGCTGAGTTGCGTCGCCTCGACGCTCAGGCCGCTTCCCTTAACGCCGAGCTGCGAGAGCAGCAGGAAGGCCATCAGCAGCGCCTCAACGACCTGCAAGGCTCGCGAGACGAGCTGCGCGCACAATTCGCCGAGCTGGCGGGCAAGATCTTCGACGAGCGTGAGCAGCGTTTTGCCGAAACCAGTCAGCAGCGTTTGGGGCAGTTGCTCGATCCGTTGAAAGAGCGCATCCAGTCGTTCGAAAAACGCGTCGAGGAAAGTTATCAGGCTGAAGCCCGCGAGCGCTTTTCCCTGGCCAAGGAACTGGAACGGCTGCAACAACTGAACCTGCGCCTGAGCGACGAAGCCACCAACCTGACGCGGGCCTTGAAAGGACAGAAAACCCAAGGTAACTGGGGCGAACTGATTCTCGAGCGGGTGCTTGAGCATGCGGGGCTGGAGAAGGGCCGTGAGTACCAGACCCAGGTCAATCTCAAGGGGCCGGACGGTGAGCGTTTTCAGCCGGATGTGATTATTTACCTGCCCGGCGACAAGCAGGTCGTGGTCGATTCCAAGGTCAGCCTCACGGCCTATCAGCAATATGTAGCGGCCGAGGACGATGCCATCGGCCAGATCGCCATCAAGCAGCACGTGCTGTCCCTGCGCACTCACGTCAAAGGCTTGGCCGGCAAGGATTACAAGCGGCTCGACGGCTTGCACAGTCTGGATTTCGTTCTGCTTTTCGTCCCGATCGAAGCGGCGTTTTCTGCGGCGTTGCAGGCTGAGCCGACGCTGTTTCAGGAGGCATTCGACCGCAATATCGTGATCGTCAGCCCAACCACGTTGCTGGCCACTTTGCGGGTTATCGACAGCCTGTGGAAGCAGGAGCGCCAGAGCCAGAACGCCCGGGAAATCGCCGAGCGCGCCGGTTGGCTGTACGACAAGTTCGTGTTGTTTATTCAGGATCTGGACGAGGTCGGCAACCGCCTGCAGCAACTGGACAAGGCCTACAGCGCTGCACGCAATAAGCTGACAGAAGGCCGTGGCAACCTGGTCAGTCGTAGCGAGCAGCTCAAACTGCTTGGGGCACGGGCCAGCAAGAATTTGCCGGCTGAGCTGCTGGAGCGAGCGATGACGGATGTCGATGGCTTGGCCGAATTGCCCGAATAA
- a CDS encoding sel1 repeat family protein: MKFRSVSASTASPPSSINPPKRFSMRVAEWLLDSPRLGENTNVKHFAGRLLKQPAREGIVAAQSRLGQLMCRECGNTRDRRIGQELLRQAARAGDRRAQQELGRTED, from the coding sequence ATGAAGTTTCGTTCAGTATCAGCCTCTACTGCCTCGCCCCCCTCCAGTATTAACCCTCCCAAACGTTTTTCGATGCGCGTGGCCGAGTGGCTACTGGACAGCCCGCGCCTGGGTGAAAACACCAACGTCAAACACTTCGCCGGACGCTTGCTCAAGCAGCCTGCCCGTGAAGGTATCGTGGCTGCGCAAAGCCGTCTCGGGCAGCTGATGTGTCGCGAATGCGGGAACACCCGGGATCGCCGCATTGGCCAGGAGCTGTTGCGTCAGGCTGCACGTGCGGGCGACCGACGCGCGCAACAGGAACTCGGCCGGACCGAAGACTGA
- a CDS encoding OmpP1/FadL family transporter, translated as MKKVMLKTTLSLAVALASTQLFASGFAINEQSISGMGTGFAGRSSSADDASTIFGNPAGMSRLKREQVTGGVALLDAHTDISDASSRPNSGSNDGDMVPLVAVPMGYYVKPIDEHWAFGVGMYAPFGLVTDYENGFAGRYFGSKSEVKVMTLQPTVSYAFNDKVSIGFGPTINRITGTLESNLSITQAAPDGKVKIKGDDTALGYNIGILVQATDSTRVGLTYHSKVKYKLEGDTKVNYNALAAVGQNPSQKYDASLDLTTPESVDLSLTHQLDDKWTLYAGSTWTRWSRLKEISVDNKGVPRLLNGQFGTITEEQNWHDTWAHAIGASYQLNKEWVLRTGLSFDQAPTNNVNRSPRIPTGDRKIFSLGAGWSPTDDLTIDLAYSYLREESVKVNNSNNRGQTYNAKYENWANGFGVGATYRF; from the coding sequence ATGAAAAAAGTAATGCTCAAAACCACCCTTAGCCTCGCCGTTGCCTTGGCATCCACTCAACTCTTTGCAAGTGGCTTTGCCATCAACGAACAAAGCATCAGCGGTATGGGTACAGGTTTTGCCGGGCGATCCTCCTCTGCCGACGATGCAAGCACCATTTTTGGCAACCCTGCCGGCATGTCTCGCCTCAAGCGCGAACAGGTAACTGGCGGCGTCGCACTGCTTGACGCACATACCGACATCAGCGACGCGAGCTCCAGACCCAACAGCGGCAGCAACGATGGCGACATGGTTCCCCTCGTTGCCGTACCAATGGGCTATTACGTCAAGCCAATCGATGAGCATTGGGCATTCGGCGTTGGCATGTACGCCCCGTTCGGGCTGGTGACCGACTACGAGAACGGCTTTGCCGGCCGTTATTTCGGCAGCAAGAGCGAGGTGAAAGTCATGACCTTGCAACCGACCGTCAGCTATGCCTTCAACGACAAGGTGTCGATCGGCTTCGGTCCGACCATCAACCGCATTACCGGCACCCTGGAATCGAACCTGTCGATCACCCAGGCCGCGCCGGACGGCAAGGTCAAGATCAAGGGCGACGACACCGCACTGGGCTACAACATCGGCATCCTGGTTCAAGCCACCGACAGCACCCGCGTCGGCCTGACCTACCACTCGAAAGTGAAATACAAGCTCGAAGGCGACACCAAGGTGAACTACAACGCTCTCGCGGCAGTGGGCCAGAACCCAAGCCAGAAGTACGACGCCTCACTGGACCTGACCACGCCCGAGTCGGTCGACCTCTCGCTCACTCATCAACTGGATGACAAGTGGACGCTTTACGCAGGCAGCACCTGGACGCGCTGGAGCCGCCTGAAAGAAATCTCCGTCGACAACAAAGGTGTTCCACGCCTCCTGAATGGCCAGTTCGGCACCATCACCGAAGAGCAGAATTGGCACGACACCTGGGCTCACGCCATTGGCGCGTCCTACCAGCTGAACAAGGAATGGGTATTGCGTACCGGCCTGTCCTTCGACCAGGCTCCCACCAACAACGTCAACCGTTCCCCACGTATCCCGACGGGCGATCGCAAGATTTTCAGCCTGGGCGCCGGCTGGAGCCCGACCGACGACCTGACTATCGACCTTGCGTATTCGTACCTGCGCGAAGAGTCGGTCAAGGTCAACAACAGCAACAACCGTGGCCAGACTTACAACGCCAAGTATGAAAACTGGGCGAACGGTTTCGGTGTAGGCGCGACCTATCGTTTCTGA
- a CDS encoding MFS transporter, with protein sequence MTSMWRTCGWVLLGSALILALSLGVRHGFGLFLAPMSAEFGWGREVFAFAIALQNLIWGLAQPFTGALADRFGAAKVVLIGGVLYALGLVFMGLSDSAVTLSLSAGVLIGIGLSGTSFSVILGVVGRAVPPEKRSIGMGIASAAGSFGQFAMLPGTLGLIGWLGWSAALLVLGLVVALIVPLVSMLKDKPLPVLGHEQTLSEALREACSHSGFWLLAFGFFVCGFQVVFIGVHLPAYLVDQHLPATVGTTVLALIGLFNIFGTYTAGWLGGRMSKPRLLTALYLLRAVVIVLFLWAPVTQVTAYLFGMAMGFLWLSTVPLTNGTVATLFGVRNLSMLGGIVFLFHQLGSFLGGWLGGVVYDRTGRYDLIWQVAILLSLVAAALNWPVREQPVARLQTRMSAA encoded by the coding sequence ATGACATCAATGTGGCGTACATGCGGTTGGGTGCTGTTGGGCAGTGCGCTGATTCTGGCGTTGTCCCTGGGCGTGCGACACGGCTTCGGGCTGTTTCTGGCGCCCATGAGTGCCGAATTCGGCTGGGGCCGCGAAGTGTTTGCCTTCGCCATTGCCCTGCAGAATCTGATCTGGGGTCTGGCGCAGCCGTTCACCGGTGCGCTGGCCGACCGCTTTGGCGCCGCGAAAGTGGTGTTGATCGGTGGTGTTCTGTACGCCTTGGGTCTGGTGTTCATGGGGCTGTCCGATTCGGCGGTGACCTTGTCCTTGAGCGCCGGGGTGTTGATCGGCATCGGCCTGTCCGGCACCTCGTTTTCGGTCATCCTCGGTGTGGTTGGCCGTGCCGTGCCGCCGGAAAAACGCAGCATAGGCATGGGCATCGCCAGCGCGGCCGGTTCTTTCGGTCAATTCGCCATGTTGCCCGGTACGCTGGGGCTGATCGGCTGGCTTGGCTGGTCCGCGGCATTGCTGGTGTTGGGCCTGGTGGTGGCGCTGATCGTGCCGTTGGTGAGCATGCTCAAGGATAAGCCGCTGCCGGTTCTGGGGCACGAGCAAACCCTCTCTGAAGCGCTACGCGAAGCTTGTTCTCATTCAGGTTTCTGGCTGTTGGCGTTCGGTTTTTTTGTCTGCGGTTTTCAAGTGGTGTTCATTGGCGTGCATCTGCCGGCCTATCTGGTGGACCAACACTTGCCGGCCACTGTCGGCACCACGGTGCTGGCGCTGATCGGGCTGTTCAATATCTTCGGCACCTACACAGCAGGCTGGCTCGGCGGGCGGATGTCCAAACCGCGCCTGCTCACTGCTCTGTATCTGTTGCGGGCGGTGGTGATTGTGCTGTTCCTCTGGGCGCCGGTCACTCAGGTCACGGCTTATTTGTTCGGCATGGCCATGGGCTTTCTCTGGTTGTCGACGGTGCCCTTGACCAACGGCACGGTGGCGACCTTGTTCGGTGTGCGAAATTTGTCCATGCTCGGTGGGATCGTTTTCCTCTTCCACCAGCTCGGCTCGTTCCTCGGCGGCTGGTTGGGCGGGGTGGTGTATGACCGAACCGGGCGTTACGACTTGATCTGGCAGGTAGCTATTCTCTTGAGTCTGGTGGCCGCAGCCCTGAACTGGCCGGTGCGCGAGCAGCCGGTGGCACGTCTGCAAACCCGGATGAGTGCAGCATGA
- a CDS encoding MarR family winged helix-turn-helix transcriptional regulator, whose product MLPSQCLCTNLRRAARGVSRHYDGALDGFGINVAQYSLLCNLQRLDQPSISSLAEAMGLDRSTLGRNLRVLEGEGLVTLVEGEDMRNRIVLLTETGRERLAAALPAWEAAQQRLIDRLGAEKRETLLKLLDELA is encoded by the coding sequence ATGCTTCCTTCTCAATGTTTGTGTACCAACCTGCGCCGCGCCGCTCGGGGCGTCAGCAGGCATTATGACGGCGCCCTCGACGGCTTCGGGATCAACGTTGCCCAGTATTCTCTGCTGTGCAATCTGCAGCGTCTGGATCAGCCGAGCATCTCGTCTCTGGCCGAGGCCATGGGCCTGGATCGCAGCACCCTTGGGCGCAATCTGCGGGTGTTGGAGGGCGAAGGCCTGGTGACGCTGGTCGAAGGCGAGGATATGCGCAACCGTATTGTCCTGCTCACCGAGACCGGGCGCGAACGTCTGGCAGCGGCCTTGCCGGCTTGGGAAGCGGCGCAGCAGCGGTTGATTGACCGTCTGGGTGCCGAGAAGCGTGAGACCTTGCTGAAACTGCTGGATGAACTGGCCTGA
- a CDS encoding adenosylcobinamide-GDP ribazoletransferase, with amino-acid sequence MLPFWIALQFLSSLPIRLPGMPAPEELGRSLLFYPLVGLLFGAILWGLNWLLLGTPLLLHAALLLCVWVVLSGALHLDGLADSADAWLGGYGDRERTLTIMKDPRSGPIAVVTLVLVLLLKFAALLALIEQQHSVALIIVPLISRSALLGLFLTTPYVRPGGLGQALADHLPRLAGKQVLVISAVACVLMAGLSGIGALALATALFVWLRQVMVRRLGGTTGDTAGALLELLEVAVLVGLALLLR; translated from the coding sequence ATGTTGCCGTTCTGGATCGCCCTGCAATTTTTGAGCAGCCTGCCGATTCGTCTGCCGGGCATGCCGGCGCCCGAGGAGCTGGGTCGGTCGCTGCTGTTTTATCCGCTGGTCGGTTTGCTGTTCGGCGCGATTCTGTGGGGGCTGAACTGGCTATTGCTGGGCACGCCATTATTGCTTCACGCCGCACTGCTGCTCTGTGTTTGGGTGGTACTCAGCGGCGCGTTGCATCTGGATGGTCTGGCCGATAGCGCCGATGCTTGGCTCGGTGGCTACGGCGACCGTGAACGCACCCTGACCATCATGAAAGACCCACGTAGCGGGCCGATCGCCGTGGTGACGCTGGTGCTGGTATTGCTGCTCAAGTTCGCCGCATTGCTGGCGCTGATCGAGCAGCAGCACAGCGTGGCCCTGATTATCGTTCCATTGATTAGCCGTAGCGCATTACTGGGATTATTCCTCACCACGCCTTATGTGCGTCCGGGTGGACTGGGGCAGGCGCTGGCCGATCATCTGCCGCGTTTAGCCGGCAAACAGGTGTTGGTGATCAGTGCGGTGGCTTGCGTGTTGATGGCTGGCCTCAGCGGCATAGGGGCGCTTGCGTTGGCGACCGCGCTGTTTGTCTGGTTGCGGCAAGTGATGGTGCGGCGATTGGGCGGGACAACCGGCGATACGGCGGGGGCATTGTTGGAATTGCTGGAGGTGGCGGTGCTAGTGGGGCTTGCACTGCTCCTACGGTAA
- the cobC gene encoding alpha-ribazole phosphatase family protein, translating to MTLRLDLLRHGETELGGGLRGSLDDALTGKGWEQMRAAVIEQGPWDRLVSSPLQRCARFAEELGTQLGLPVQLDKDLQELHFGAWEGQSAAALMETSAEALGLFWADPYLFTPPDGEPVADFSARVLAAIERLHAAYAGERILLISHGGVMRLLLAQARGLPREQLLSVEVGHGALFSLSVESGVLLREAI from the coding sequence ATGACTTTGCGCCTGGACCTGTTGCGCCACGGCGAAACCGAACTCGGCGGCGGTTTGCGCGGCAGCCTCGACGATGCGCTGACCGGCAAGGGCTGGGAGCAGATGCGCGCTGCGGTGATCGAGCAGGGGCCCTGGGATCGACTGGTCAGTTCGCCGTTGCAGCGTTGCGCGCGCTTTGCTGAAGAACTGGGGACGCAACTGGGTTTGCCGGTGCAGCTGGATAAGGATCTGCAAGAGCTACACTTTGGCGCCTGGGAAGGGCAGAGCGCGGCGGCGTTGATGGAAACCAGCGCCGAGGCGTTGGGCTTGTTCTGGGCCGATCCTTATTTGTTCACGCCGCCAGACGGTGAGCCGGTGGCGGACTTTTCTGCGCGAGTGCTGGCGGCCATCGAACGGCTGCACGCGGCCTATGCGGGTGAACGAATCTTGCTGATCAGCCATGGCGGCGTCATGCGTTTGTTGCTGGCTCAAGCACGCGGATTGCCACGCGAGCAGTTGCTCAGCGTTGAGGTCGGCCATGGCGCGCTGTTCTCGCTGTCGGTCGAGTCCGGTGTCTTGTTAAGGGAAGCGATTTGA
- the cobT gene encoding nicotinate-nucleotide--dimethylbenzimidazole phosphoribosyltransferase — protein MTHSWWLNPCKPIDAQAVEQAQARQQQLTKPAGSLGRLESVAVQLAGLQGQVKPTLDQLWIAIFAGDHGVVAEGVSAFPQEVTGQMLHNFVSGGAAISVLARQLGASLEVVDLGTVTPSLNLPGVRHLNIGPGTANFVHGPAMTQAQGELALEAGRDSVQRAIAAGAQLFIGGEMGIGNTTSASALACALLDCPVVHLAGPGTGLNAAGVSHKAEVIERALALHGAQRSDALQTLFNLGGFEIAALVGAYLACAQEGVAVLVDGFICSVAALVAVRLNPACREWLLFGHRGAEPGHRHVLETLNAEPLLDLGLRLGEGSGAALAVPLLRLACDLHGQMATFAEAAVADRPA, from the coding sequence ATGACTCACTCCTGGTGGCTGAACCCATGCAAGCCAATCGACGCGCAAGCGGTCGAACAGGCGCAGGCGCGTCAACAGCAACTGACCAAGCCTGCCGGCTCGCTCGGCCGGCTCGAATCGGTGGCGGTGCAATTGGCCGGGTTGCAGGGGCAGGTCAAGCCGACGCTCGATCAGCTATGGATCGCGATTTTTGCCGGTGACCATGGTGTGGTCGCCGAAGGCGTGTCGGCGTTTCCGCAGGAGGTCACCGGGCAGATGCTGCACAACTTTGTCAGCGGCGGCGCGGCGATCAGCGTGTTGGCGCGGCAGTTGGGTGCTTCTCTTGAAGTGGTCGACCTCGGCACCGTCACGCCGTCGTTGAATCTGCCGGGTGTGCGTCACCTGAACATCGGCCCGGGCACGGCGAATTTCGTCCATGGGCCGGCGATGACTCAGGCTCAGGGTGAGCTCGCCTTGGAGGCCGGCCGCGACAGTGTGCAGCGCGCCATCGCGGCCGGCGCGCAGTTGTTCATCGGTGGCGAAATGGGCATCGGCAACACCACTTCGGCCAGCGCGTTGGCCTGTGCGTTGCTCGATTGCCCGGTGGTGCATCTGGCCGGGCCGGGTACCGGATTGAACGCGGCGGGTGTCAGCCATAAAGCCGAGGTCATCGAACGCGCCTTGGCGTTGCATGGCGCTCAACGTAGCGATGCGCTGCAGACCTTGTTCAACCTCGGCGGTTTCGAAATCGCTGCGCTGGTCGGCGCGTACCTGGCCTGTGCTCAGGAAGGTGTCGCGGTGTTGGTCGACGGGTTTATTTGCAGTGTCGCCGCGTTGGTGGCGGTGCGTTTGAATCCTGCCTGTCGTGAGTGGTTGTTGTTCGGTCATCGTGGCGCCGAGCCGGGTCATCGCCATGTGCTCGAAACCCTGAACGCTGAACCGTTGCTGGACCTCGGCTTGCGGTTGGGTGAGGGCAGTGGTGCGGCATTGGCCGTGCCATTGTTGCGTCTGGCCTGCGACCTGCACGGGCAGATGGCGACGTTCGCCGAAGCCGCGGTGGCGGATCGCCCGGCATGA
- the cobU gene encoding bifunctional adenosylcobinamide kinase/adenosylcobinamide-phosphate guanylyltransferase, with protein MLQLILGGARSGKSRLAEKLASDSQLQVTYIATSQPLDGEMNERVAHHRARRPVEWALIEEPLELARVLRENARADRCLLVDCLTLWLTNLLMLDDAERLSAEREVLLDCLASLPGEIIFVSNETGMGVVPLGELTRRYVDEAGWLHQALAERCQRVVLTVAGLPLTLKGTAL; from the coding sequence ATGCTGCAACTGATCCTCGGCGGCGCCCGCTCCGGCAAAAGTCGCCTGGCTGAAAAACTGGCCTCAGACAGTCAACTCCAAGTCACCTACATCGCCACCAGCCAACCCCTGGACGGCGAAATGAACGAACGGGTGGCCCATCATCGCGCCCGTCGTCCAGTCGAATGGGCGTTGATCGAAGAACCGCTGGAACTGGCCCGCGTGCTGCGCGAAAACGCCCGTGCCGATCGTTGCTTGCTGGTGGATTGCCTCACGCTGTGGCTGACCAATCTGCTGATGCTAGACGATGCCGAGCGCTTGTCAGCCGAACGTGAAGTTTTGCTGGACTGCCTGGCATCGTTGCCGGGTGAGATCATTTTTGTCAGCAACGAGACCGGGATGGGTGTCGTACCGCTGGGCGAATTGACTCGCCGCTATGTCGATGAAGCCGGTTGGCTGCATCAAGCCTTGGCCGAGCGCTGTCAGCGAGTCGTCCTGACCGTCGCCGGCCTGCCCCTGACTTTGAAAGGAACTGCGTTATGA
- a CDS encoding cobyric acid synthase, giving the protein MVQGATLMVQGTTSDAGKSTLVTALCRWVTRQGVSVVPFKPQNMALNSAVTADGGEIGRAQAVQAQAARLEPHTDMNPVLLKPNSDTGAQVIIHGRAVTTMNAVAYHDYKAIAMQAVLASHERLSAAYPVVMVEGAGSPAEINLRAGDIANMGFAEAVDCPVVLIADINRGGVFAHLVGTLELLSPSEQARVKGFIINRFRGDIALLQPGLDWLEARTGKPVIGVLPYVMDLHLEAEDGLDQRQTDKADQVLSVVVPVLPRISNHTDFDPLRLHPQVNLQFIGPGQTIPSADLIILPGSKSVRSDLAYLRANGWDAAISRHLRYGGKVLGICGGLQMLGEQVHDPLGLEGAPGSSAGLGLLAFETQLEEEKQLRNVRGRLSLEDAEVSGYEIHAGVTTGAALENAAVQLDDGRCDGAQSVDGQIFGTYLHGLFESPAACSALLRWAGLQDVQEVDYHALRERDIERLADLVEKHLDTGLLRELCGF; this is encoded by the coding sequence ATGGTGCAAGGCGCGACTTTGATGGTGCAAGGCACCACGTCCGACGCCGGTAAAAGCACGCTGGTGACGGCGCTGTGTCGCTGGGTCACGCGTCAGGGTGTGAGCGTCGTGCCGTTCAAGCCGCAGAACATGGCCCTCAACAGTGCGGTGACTGCCGACGGTGGCGAGATTGGCCGTGCTCAAGCGGTGCAGGCCCAGGCCGCTCGCCTCGAGCCGCACACCGACATGAACCCGGTGCTGCTCAAGCCCAATAGCGATACTGGCGCTCAAGTGATCATTCATGGGCGAGCGGTCACCACCATGAATGCCGTCGCCTATCACGACTACAAAGCCATCGCCATGCAGGCGGTACTGGCTTCCCACGAACGGCTGAGCGCAGCGTATCCGGTGGTGATGGTCGAAGGGGCGGGTTCGCCGGCCGAGATCAACCTGCGCGCCGGCGACATCGCCAACATGGGGTTTGCTGAGGCGGTGGATTGCCCGGTCGTGCTGATTGCCGACATCAATCGCGGTGGAGTTTTCGCGCATTTGGTCGGTACGCTGGAGCTGCTGTCGCCCAGCGAACAGGCACGGGTCAAAGGCTTCATCATCAACCGTTTTCGCGGCGACATCGCCTTGCTGCAACCAGGCCTCGATTGGCTGGAGGCGCGCACCGGCAAACCGGTGATCGGCGTTTTGCCGTATGTGATGGACCTGCATCTTGAGGCCGAGGACGGTCTCGATCAGCGTCAGACCGACAAGGCCGATCAAGTGCTCAGCGTGGTGGTGCCGGTACTGCCGCGCATCAGCAACCACACCGATTTCGATCCGCTGCGCCTGCATCCGCAAGTGAATCTGCAATTTATCGGTCCCGGCCAGACGATTCCGTCGGCCGATCTGATCATTCTTCCCGGCTCGAAAAGCGTGCGCAGCGACCTCGCGTATCTGCGGGCCAACGGCTGGGACGCGGCCATCTCGCGGCATTTGCGCTACGGCGGAAAAGTGCTGGGGATCTGCGGCGGTCTGCAAATGCTCGGCGAGCAGGTGCACGACCCGCTGGGCCTCGAAGGCGCGCCGGGTTCCAGTGCCGGTTTGGGCTTGCTGGCGTTCGAAACGCAGCTCGAAGAAGAGAAGCAGTTGCGCAATGTGCGTGGGCGCCTGTCGCTGGAGGATGCGGAGGTCAGCGGCTATGAAATTCATGCCGGCGTGACCACTGGGGCGGCGCTGGAAAACGCCGCGGTGCAGCTCGACGATGGTCGCTGCGATGGCGCGCAAAGTGTCGATGGGCAGATTTTCGGCACGTATCTGCATGGGCTGTTCGAGTCACCGGCGGCATGCAGTGCGCTGTTGCGCTGGGCCGGGTTGCAGGATGTGCAGGAGGTCGATTACCACGCCTTGCGCGAGCGCGATATCGAACGGCTGGCGGATCTGGTGGAGAAGCATCTGGATACCGGGTTGTTGCGGGAGCTCTGTGGGTTTTGA
- the cobD gene encoding threonine-phosphate decarboxylase CobD — translation MLEHGGRLRKAALEYGIAEADWLDLSSGLAPWPFPVPDIPLRAWARLPETDDGLEQAACDYYGAVQVLPVAGSQMAIQLLPRLRRAGKVGVLSPCYAEHAEAWRRNGYIVREVLESEVDFFLDSLDVLVVVNPNNPTGLSLTPARLLDWHSRLAQRGGWLVVDEAFMDNTPHLSLAPFTHQIGLIVLRSFGKFFGLAGVRLGFVLAERKLLKLLAEQVGPWAVSGPTRVLGQACLTDTEGHTRQRIRTDEAGERLALLLEQYGFKPQGGCALFQWLITERAEALHEFMARRGILLRLFTHNSSLRFGLPADEADWLRLEQALEACVKEAQ, via the coding sequence ATGCTTGAGCACGGTGGTCGCTTGCGCAAGGCGGCGCTTGAATATGGCATTGCCGAAGCCGATTGGCTCGACCTGTCCAGTGGCCTGGCGCCTTGGCCATTCCCGGTCCCGGACATCCCGCTGCGGGCTTGGGCGCGGTTGCCGGAAACCGATGACGGGCTGGAGCAGGCTGCCTGCGACTATTACGGTGCGGTCCAAGTGTTGCCGGTGGCCGGCTCGCAAATGGCGATCCAGTTGCTGCCACGTTTGCGCCGGGCCGGCAAGGTCGGCGTGCTGTCGCCGTGTTACGCCGAACACGCCGAAGCCTGGCGTCGCAACGGTTACATCGTGCGTGAAGTGCTGGAGTCGGAAGTCGATTTCTTTCTCGACAGTCTCGACGTGCTGGTGGTGGTCAACCCCAACAATCCCACGGGGTTGAGCCTGACCCCGGCTCGCCTGCTGGATTGGCATTCGCGGCTGGCTCAGCGCGGTGGCTGGCTGGTGGTGGATGAGGCATTCATGGACAACACCCCGCATTTGAGTCTGGCGCCGTTCACCCATCAGATCGGCTTGATCGTGCTGCGCTCCTTTGGCAAATTTTTCGGCCTGGCCGGGGTGCGGCTGGGGTTTGTGCTGGCCGAGCGCAAGTTGCTCAAGCTGCTGGCCGAACAGGTCGGACCTTGGGCGGTCAGCGGACCGACCCGCGTGCTCGGCCAGGCGTGCTTGACGGATACCGAGGGGCACACGCGACAGCGCATTCGTACTGACGAGGCCGGCGAGCGTCTGGCGTTGCTGCTTGAACAGTATGGTTTCAAACCTCAGGGCGGCTGCGCGTTGTTCCAATGGCTGATTACCGAGCGTGCCGAAGCGCTGCATGAATTCATGGCCCGGCGCGGCATTCTGCTGCGGTTGTTCACCCACAACAGCAGCCTGCGGTTTGGCTTGCCCGCCGATGAAGCGGATTGGCTGCGTCTCGAGCAAGCGCTTGAAGCCTGTGTTAAGGAAGCGCAATGA